A part of Roseitalea porphyridii genomic DNA contains:
- a CDS encoding sugar ABC transporter ATP-binding protein, translating to MTDRPILELRSVTRTFPGVVAMDDVSIAFRPGEVHAVIGENGAGKSTMMNVLAGELQPDAGAILVDGKKVGISDALASQMLGIRIVFQELSLCHNLTVGENVLLSTFADRPPLSILARNGAARAAAEPLAKLGLTDVATDTPVATLSVAQQQLVEIARAISQHVRILVLDEPNSALSPRESARLFEVIRTLKAQGVTIIYVSHHLEEVLALADRISVMRDGRLVRTIDNDPEVDVDLLVTHMVGRQVNAADQYALRPEAHNHLGEPVLDVRDLSVAGNIRHASFTLSQGEILGVAGLPDSGKDILADAIFGLAPRGGTIEIGGIRLPPGRPPHSIAAGISLIPADRRAAGALLSMTVAENAVSAALRRFTRHGFLRHRPIRDTAADYVGKLDARIASLGQKIATLSGGNQQKIILARGLVTGPRVLILHEPTRGIDVGAKAEIYSILKALAADGLAILMISSELPEIMLHSSRVIVMADQVIMGQLSGADITEEAIMALATRKEAVRAA from the coding sequence ATGACCGATAGGCCGATCCTCGAACTGCGCAGCGTCACCCGGACATTTCCGGGCGTCGTCGCCATGGATGACGTCTCGATCGCCTTTCGCCCAGGCGAAGTGCATGCGGTCATTGGCGAAAACGGTGCCGGCAAGAGCACCATGATGAACGTGCTCGCCGGTGAGTTGCAGCCCGACGCGGGCGCGATTCTCGTCGATGGCAAGAAGGTCGGCATTTCGGATGCGCTCGCCAGCCAGATGCTCGGTATCCGCATCGTCTTTCAGGAACTGTCGCTTTGCCACAATCTGACGGTCGGTGAGAACGTGCTGCTCAGCACTTTCGCCGACAGGCCGCCCCTTTCGATCCTGGCCCGAAACGGCGCAGCGCGCGCGGCGGCCGAACCGCTGGCGAAGCTCGGTCTGACGGACGTGGCGACCGACACGCCCGTTGCGACCCTCAGCGTCGCCCAGCAACAACTGGTCGAGATCGCCCGCGCCATTTCGCAGCATGTGCGGATCCTCGTGCTTGACGAACCGAACTCTGCACTGTCGCCACGCGAGAGCGCGCGCCTGTTCGAGGTGATACGCACGCTTAAGGCGCAGGGCGTGACGATCATCTATGTCTCGCACCACCTTGAAGAAGTGCTGGCGCTTGCGGACCGCATCAGCGTGATGCGCGACGGCCGCCTGGTCAGGACAATTGACAACGATCCAGAGGTCGATGTCGACCTGCTGGTCACGCACATGGTCGGGCGCCAAGTGAACGCCGCCGACCAATACGCACTGCGGCCCGAGGCGCACAACCATCTCGGGGAACCGGTGCTGGACGTACGCGATCTCAGCGTGGCGGGTAACATCCGCCACGCATCCTTCACCCTCTCACAGGGCGAGATACTCGGCGTCGCCGGATTGCCGGACAGCGGCAAGGACATCCTGGCCGACGCCATCTTCGGACTCGCGCCGCGCGGCGGCACGATCGAGATCGGCGGCATTCGTCTTCCTCCCGGACGGCCGCCCCATTCGATCGCAGCGGGGATCTCGCTGATCCCGGCCGACCGCCGCGCGGCCGGGGCCCTTCTGTCGATGACGGTCGCCGAGAACGCCGTTTCCGCCGCGCTGAGGCGTTTCACCCGGCACGGCTTTCTGCGGCACAGGCCGATCCGTGACACGGCTGCGGACTATGTCGGCAAGCTTGACGCGAGGATCGCCAGTCTTGGCCAAAAAATCGCGACGCTCAGCGGCGGCAACCAGCAGAAGATCATCTTGGCGCGCGGACTCGTCACCGGTCCGCGCGTGCTGATCCTGCACGAACCGACACGCGGCATTGATGTCGGCGCCAAGGCAGAGATCTACTCCATCCTCAAGGCGCTTGCGGCCGATGGCCTGGCGATCCTGATGATCTCATCCGAATTGCCCGAGATCATGCTTCATTCGAGCCGGGTGATCGTGATGGCCGACCAGGTCATCATGGGTCAGCTTTCGGGCGCCGACATCACCGAGGAAGCGATCATGGCTCTGGCTACGCGCAAGGAGGCAGTACGGGCGGCATGA
- a CDS encoding sugar ABC transporter substrate-binding protein, whose amino-acid sequence MKRLLATTALMAGIATMPLAANADPVSLEEFELAPRIAESIEAGEPLDIFVSYHDVSNEFAPFVRAGVERADEADNVNARFIGPVGADADAQISEIETLMDQMDGLAISSVSTDALAPLINRLVEAGIPVISYNTDNPDSDRLVFAGQDLVQSGREAGKLMAEVLDGEGRVMITTLDAAAQWSLDRESGAREALGEHDGIEVVRTLNTGTDPQEIFAAIENAMLADPNIDGILSLECCSTPAAGEWVERNNRVGDVKVVGFDLLDQTVELVADGVIQATIDQAPERQGYEAVNLLVTFLGGEPIDDLDTGVGIYTPDNVSEVMQ is encoded by the coding sequence ATGAAAAGACTGCTCGCAACAACTGCCCTCATGGCCGGCATCGCCACGATGCCGCTCGCGGCCAACGCGGATCCGGTAAGCCTGGAAGAATTCGAACTTGCACCGCGCATCGCCGAGAGCATCGAGGCCGGGGAGCCGCTGGATATCTTCGTGTCCTATCATGACGTCTCGAACGAGTTCGCGCCGTTCGTCAGGGCTGGCGTCGAACGGGCCGACGAGGCCGACAATGTCAACGCGCGCTTCATCGGCCCGGTCGGTGCGGATGCGGACGCGCAGATCTCCGAAATCGAGACACTGATGGACCAGATGGACGGCCTGGCGATCTCCTCGGTCAGCACCGATGCCCTCGCACCACTGATCAACCGCCTTGTCGAAGCCGGCATTCCGGTGATCAGCTACAACACCGACAACCCCGACAGCGATCGGCTCGTCTTCGCGGGCCAGGACCTCGTGCAATCGGGCCGGGAGGCCGGCAAGCTGATGGCAGAGGTGCTCGATGGCGAAGGCCGGGTCATGATCACCACGCTCGATGCCGCCGCCCAATGGTCGCTCGATCGCGAAAGCGGCGCGCGCGAGGCGCTTGGCGAGCACGACGGGATCGAGGTCGTTCGCACGCTCAACACGGGCACCGATCCGCAGGAGATCTTCGCCGCCATCGAGAACGCCATGCTGGCCGACCCGAACATCGATGGCATTCTGTCGCTCGAATGCTGCTCGACGCCGGCGGCGGGCGAGTGGGTCGAACGCAACAATCGCGTAGGAGACGTCAAGGTCGTCGGCTTCGACCTGCTGGATCAGACGGTCGAGCTGGTCGCCGACGGCGTGATCCAGGCGACGATCGATCAGGCGCCCGAGCGACAGGGCTACGAGGCGGTCAACCTGTTGGTCACCTTCCTGGGCGGTGAACCGATCGACGATCTTGACACGGGCGTCGGCATCTACACGCCCGACAACGTCTCCGAAGTGATGCAATGA
- a CDS encoding ABC transporter permease, whose product MTFVLVSGEIDLSVGSTYALGGLATGMFIISGWPLLPALGAGLLIGAAVGLANGLLSTYGRLPSLIATLGMLSIIRGSALLLTGGQPVTVNERNGAAPDVLARFEFMGQGYLFGVVPMQLVFFAAVAALGWLLLSRTAFGFRVFAVGGSAKAARVSGIHVQSVKIWAFVIMGTLAALAGILSMAFLPSGQAGRTGLGLELDVIAAVVIGGASLAGGIGTVLGTVLGVLVIGVLRNGLVLMGVSPFMQEVMIGLVIIIAVAIDKWSMRSRST is encoded by the coding sequence ATGACCTTCGTGCTGGTTTCCGGTGAGATCGATCTTTCGGTCGGTTCGACCTATGCATTGGGCGGGCTTGCCACTGGCATGTTCATCATCTCGGGCTGGCCGCTTCTGCCCGCGCTCGGAGCCGGCCTGCTGATCGGTGCAGCCGTCGGACTTGCGAACGGGCTGTTGTCGACCTACGGCCGACTGCCTTCGCTGATTGCCACGCTGGGGATGCTGTCGATCATCAGGGGCTCGGCCCTCCTTCTGACGGGCGGGCAGCCCGTCACGGTGAACGAGCGCAACGGCGCGGCGCCCGACGTGTTGGCCCGGTTCGAGTTCATGGGGCAGGGCTATCTTTTCGGCGTGGTGCCGATGCAGCTCGTCTTTTTCGCCGCAGTTGCGGCGCTAGGCTGGCTGCTTCTGTCACGCACGGCCTTCGGCTTTCGGGTGTTCGCGGTTGGTGGCAGCGCCAAGGCCGCGCGGGTGTCAGGCATCCACGTTCAAAGCGTAAAGATCTGGGCGTTCGTGATCATGGGAACGCTGGCGGCGCTGGCCGGCATCCTGTCGATGGCCTTCCTTCCAAGCGGTCAGGCCGGACGGACCGGCCTTGGCCTGGAACTCGACGTCATCGCCGCCGTCGTCATAGGCGGTGCCTCGCTGGCAGGGGGAATCGGCACGGTTCTGGGCACCGTCCTCGGGGTTCTGGTCATCGGCGTGCTGCGCAACGGCCTGGTTCTCATGGGCGTGTCGCCCTTCATGCAGGAGGTCATGATCGGCCTCGTCATCATCATTGCGGTCGCGATCGACAAATGGAGCATGCGGTCACGATCGACTTGA
- a CDS encoding phytanoyl-CoA dioxygenase family protein, giving the protein MLVPTRAETRAYEADGFFVRKGFLSDGEVADFRDAARRQLEEESRSGSVMEKGDSAGNKTLLKLWNSAGDDKYGLLARDERLVRMSEALIGEDIYLYSHKMTMKQPREGGAWEWHQDFGYWYNNGCLSPEMLSIWIALDPSNKANGCLQVLKGSHILGRLNHIREDGQTNVEKPYLEAAVERFEHVYVEMEPGDALVFHCNLLHRSDANTSDTYRWGYICSYNAAHNAPFVRARDYGNFEELKPVPAGSFMNVQ; this is encoded by the coding sequence ATGCTCGTGCCGACAAGGGCCGAAACGCGCGCCTATGAGGCGGACGGGTTCTTCGTTCGCAAAGGGTTTTTGTCCGATGGCGAGGTGGCCGATTTCCGCGATGCGGCCAGAAGGCAGCTCGAGGAAGAGAGCAGGTCCGGCTCGGTCATGGAGAAGGGCGACAGCGCCGGCAACAAGACCCTCCTGAAGCTTTGGAACTCGGCCGGCGACGACAAGTACGGGCTGCTCGCCCGTGACGAGCGCCTCGTGCGCATGTCCGAAGCGCTGATCGGCGAGGACATCTACCTCTACAGTCACAAGATGACCATGAAGCAGCCGCGGGAGGGCGGCGCGTGGGAATGGCACCAGGATTTCGGCTACTGGTACAACAATGGCTGTCTTTCTCCGGAGATGCTGTCGATCTGGATCGCACTCGATCCTTCCAACAAGGCCAACGGCTGCCTGCAGGTCCTGAAGGGCTCGCACATCCTGGGCCGCCTCAACCATATCCGCGAGGACGGGCAGACAAATGTCGAAAAGCCCTACCTTGAGGCGGCAGTCGAGCGGTTCGAACACGTCTATGTCGAAATGGAACCCGGTGACGCCCTTGTCTTCCATTGCAATCTCTTGCACCGGTCCGACGCCAACACAAGCGACACCTATCGTTGGGGCTACATCTGCTCCTACAACGCAGCTCACAACGCGCCCTTCGTTCGCGCACGCGACTACGGCAATTTTGAAGAGCTGAAGCCCGTGCCGGCCGGCAGCTTCATGAACGTCCAATGA
- a CDS encoding helix-turn-helix domain-containing protein has protein sequence MAQPYRAASIRISQYYVPDARIRGGLTTVLRAGWLDALPGGGIRRDECPGDDVLYCLSGRGQVETDGLGFDLTAGQLAWIAGDKPHGHCADRRDPWSVMWLRLDGPDLGTLRERIFGAGRSRMTISEGSELIGWFQSLFQILETQRVDTDLRLNAAVAAFLQILGRQREPRAHAGVPAPLERLRHMIAANPERAWLADDMADVAGVSPSQLRRLFRQYLNTTPRAHLRHQRLAMAQRMMLESSLSLQEIAIACGFCDGYHFSRDFRRVVGRSPTDWRKSELGMRSA, from the coding sequence ATGGCCCAGCCTTATCGCGCGGCATCCATACGGATCAGCCAGTATTACGTTCCGGACGCCCGGATACGGGGCGGATTGACGACGGTGCTGCGGGCCGGCTGGCTCGATGCTCTGCCTGGAGGCGGCATCCGCCGGGACGAGTGTCCAGGCGACGACGTGCTGTATTGCCTGTCCGGACGCGGTCAGGTCGAAACGGACGGTCTGGGTTTTGATCTGACGGCAGGCCAGTTGGCCTGGATCGCCGGCGACAAGCCGCATGGCCATTGTGCCGACCGGCGCGATCCCTGGTCCGTGATGTGGCTCCGCCTGGATGGACCTGATCTGGGCACGCTCAGAGAGCGGATTTTCGGTGCCGGGCGCTCACGAATGACGATCTCCGAGGGCTCCGAATTGATCGGATGGTTCCAGAGCCTGTTCCAGATCCTCGAGACGCAGCGTGTCGACACGGACTTGAGGCTGAACGCGGCCGTCGCGGCCTTTCTGCAAATCCTTGGCCGGCAACGTGAACCGCGGGCCCACGCCGGGGTTCCAGCGCCCCTGGAAAGACTCCGGCACATGATAGCCGCTAATCCGGAGCGCGCTTGGCTCGCCGACGACATGGCCGATGTCGCCGGCGTGAGCCCATCGCAGCTTCGCCGCCTTTTCCGCCAATATCTCAACACGACGCCCCGCGCTCATCTGCGGCACCAGCGCCTGGCAATGGCCCAGCGCATGATGCTGGAATCTTCACTTTCCTTGCAGGAGATCGCGATCGCTTGCGGTTTCTGCGACGGCTATCATTTCAGCCGTGATTTCCGTCGCGTCGTCGGTCGATCCCCAACCGACTGGCGAAAGTCCGAACTGGGTATGCGGAGCGCCTGA
- a CDS encoding LysR family transcriptional regulator — MPLSDRISVDDLRLFFLLHEAGGITAAARRFGVPKATLSRALARLEQTAGMPLFDRVSNGLQLTQAGNSLIECASAATRAGSDAEEILRSARGEPGGALRIAASALSAQQLLGPVLARIGQRYPKIEPSVTVTALGPDPLAEELDVVLRLGRPEEPYLIARKIAGTTLRLYVSKKVEGRLDLGNPKEVEALGRIIVNVPGSPHEWHLKNSDGKSVKLVSKPMCTVGDPTVALGIIRAGSGVALLPAAFGEPRVESGEFLCALPGFAGPGVEIFASFPPRRASVPAVRAFLDILLEVGKDVPH; from the coding sequence ATGCCACTCAGCGACCGAATCAGTGTTGATGATCTGAGGCTCTTCTTCCTTCTGCATGAAGCTGGCGGAATCACCGCGGCGGCGCGTCGATTTGGCGTGCCCAAAGCCACCTTGTCGCGCGCCTTGGCCCGTCTTGAGCAGACCGCCGGTATGCCGCTGTTCGATCGCGTCAGCAATGGCCTGCAGTTGACGCAAGCCGGAAACAGTCTGATTGAGTGCGCCAGCGCGGCGACGCGTGCCGGGTCGGATGCCGAGGAGATACTGCGCTCGGCAAGAGGCGAGCCTGGTGGCGCATTACGAATTGCAGCCAGTGCCCTGTCGGCTCAGCAATTGCTCGGCCCCGTGCTCGCACGCATCGGTCAGCGCTATCCCAAGATCGAACCATCGGTGACGGTCACCGCGCTTGGTCCTGATCCATTGGCCGAGGAACTTGATGTCGTGCTGCGCCTCGGACGACCCGAAGAACCCTATCTGATCGCAAGGAAGATCGCAGGAACGACACTGCGTCTGTATGTCTCCAAAAAGGTCGAAGGTCGTCTCGATCTAGGAAATCCGAAAGAGGTGGAAGCATTGGGACGCATTATCGTCAATGTCCCTGGCTCTCCACATGAATGGCACCTAAAAAATTCCGATGGTAAGTCCGTCAAACTCGTCTCTAAACCAATGTGCACGGTCGGAGATCCGACCGTCGCACTTGGCATAATCAGGGCGGGATCGGGAGTTGCATTGCTGCCTGCAGCGTTCGGCGAGCCACGGGTCGAGAGCGGCGAGTTTCTATGTGCACTTCCTGGCTTCGCCGGCCCCGGCGTAGAGATATTTGCATCGTTCCCGCCGCGCCGTGCGAGCGTGCCTGCCGTCCGAGCCTTCCTCGACATCCTATTGGAAGTCGGAAAAGATGTGCCGCACTAA
- a CDS encoding alpha/beta hydrolase, with translation MATNAAPGGARAGVTRRNTLSLLAVDVAMPQGRAPGVMPLGPGGFSVAGTAPIPDLPAELQGPDAPILWIHGFNNTPAEAVYRIAQMAEDLGLPGRLVAFAWPSAARAAGYLHDRDSVLHARSLAKDLIAELHRASGQRVFVLAHSLGGLLALEALREASLEGRPPKALVEGLVLLPPDIDPDVFFGLVEDIGPKPRMLVIVARNDPVLRLSARLSGRPARIGATPDIERLQAAGIAVLDLTGIGDAGNPHFAAATSSEALRLIRSIRASHEG, from the coding sequence ATGGCGACAAATGCGGCGCCGGGCGGGGCGCGCGCGGGCGTCACTCGGCGGAATACGTTGAGCTTGTTGGCGGTCGATGTCGCCATGCCCCAGGGCCGCGCGCCCGGTGTAATGCCGCTTGGCCCGGGTGGCTTTTCAGTTGCCGGGACCGCGCCTATCCCGGATCTGCCGGCGGAGTTGCAGGGGCCAGACGCGCCGATCCTATGGATTCATGGCTTCAACAACACGCCCGCCGAAGCGGTCTATCGCATTGCCCAGATGGCGGAGGATCTGGGGCTGCCCGGTCGGCTGGTGGCCTTCGCCTGGCCCTCGGCGGCGCGGGCAGCTGGATATCTGCATGACCGGGACAGCGTTCTGCACGCCAGAAGCCTGGCCAAGGATCTGATCGCCGAGCTGCACCGTGCCTCCGGGCAGCGCGTCTTCGTGCTGGCCCATTCCCTCGGTGGCCTTCTGGCCCTAGAAGCCCTTCGTGAGGCGAGCCTCGAAGGGCGCCCGCCCAAGGCTCTTGTCGAAGGGCTCGTTCTCTTACCGCCGGATATCGACCCGGACGTGTTCTTCGGCCTCGTCGAGGATATCGGACCCAAGCCGCGGATGCTTGTTATTGTAGCGCGCAACGATCCGGTCCTCCGGCTTTCTGCGCGACTGTCCGGTCGACCCGCGCGCATCGGGGCAACGCCTGATATCGAGCGTCTGCAGGCAGCGGGGATCGCTGTGCTAGACCTTACGGGCATAGGCGATGCCGGAAATCCCCATTTCGCGGCGGCAACATCGTCGGAAGCCTTACGTCTGATCCGCTCAATCAGGGCATCGCACGAGGGATGA
- a CDS encoding efflux RND transporter permease subunit, translating into MTFLTRIGIEKSRLSILVMLLAIAIGASSYLNLPKREDPEIIIRTAIVTAANPGLRLEQLEELVAMPLEEAVRAIPGVDEVRTQLTGGVAVLQVDLADAVAEQDLTNVFDEIRNDMEALAGNLPEGTRGPIVNTDFGDVAVATVAITGEGFALNEIEEAARELRDRLYALPDIAAVSLHGTQSQVVTLAVDRARLASLGATLNPVLAALQGQNVRLPAGSVVTGEARVPLETTGDFQSVEDIENLLVDLSGGRGDARLVRLGDLVEVTLENESPATRPVFQNGRPAIVVAVEMGEGVDITALGPELQAVIDGFVADQPIGIEAMISTFQPEVVEASVNGALVNMAQTIAVVFLVMLVFLGLKTALVVAAIVPLAISFSFALMPSVGVGLQQVSIAAIIISLGILVDNGVVIVEDIQRRIGAGEARRDAALAAGHQYALPLFVASSTTVAAFLPLFLLEGTEGQYGYSLGTVVMLMLAGSYLSALYLLPRLAVWAIPAPKADAADRRGLFDYVADAYGWLVRGVVRAPIFVIGAVIAVVIAGASQMGNVRQQMFPLSDRAQILAYIDLPRGSDIAATETAANDLTAWLTGEENPEVTGVTGFIGAGGPRFVLSLDPADTDPASAFMVINTVDFESSGAVLDRARAYVAEAMPGASVRLKRLAMGGREPAVDVEISGPDADRLLDAALQVRAAFGEVPGLIQNREDWGGRQLTGTIQIAQDRIREYGLTSRDVAEALEGFFDGRQFSTLRQGDDLIPIVLRGAGEDRTDFEAIANAAIEADGKILSLDQFAEIAPRPEIATMRRVDQQRTITVSAIPETMSAYDLLEIVQPELDRIAEELGPAYTINIGGEIEAAEDVRVLLGGGLPVAGIVMVLALMIQFNSFRRVGITLAAVPLVIAGVGPTLNATGQPLSFFGILGLLALTGIIANNVIVLIDQIDLEREENPLNEAIVEAAKKRLRPILLTSLTTVIGLMPMAIAGGALWEPMATLMIGGLGLAALLALFWVPALYRVAFRLAAKDAPVREAPA; encoded by the coding sequence ATGACCTTCCTTACGCGCATCGGGATAGAAAAATCCCGTCTCAGCATTCTCGTGATGCTCCTCGCCATCGCCATCGGCGCGTCGAGTTACCTGAACCTGCCGAAACGCGAAGACCCGGAGATTATCATCCGCACCGCAATCGTGACTGCCGCCAACCCGGGCCTGCGCCTGGAACAGCTGGAAGAACTCGTCGCCATGCCGTTGGAGGAGGCCGTGCGAGCCATTCCGGGCGTTGATGAGGTGCGAACACAACTGACCGGAGGCGTCGCGGTGTTGCAGGTGGATCTGGCGGATGCGGTGGCCGAGCAAGATCTCACGAATGTGTTCGATGAAATCCGCAACGACATGGAGGCGCTGGCTGGGAATCTGCCGGAAGGCACCCGCGGACCGATCGTGAATACCGACTTTGGTGATGTTGCGGTGGCGACGGTCGCCATAACGGGCGAGGGCTTCGCGCTGAATGAGATCGAGGAGGCGGCGAGAGAACTACGCGACCGTCTCTACGCGCTGCCCGATATCGCGGCCGTGTCGCTTCATGGCACGCAGTCGCAGGTCGTCACTTTGGCCGTTGACCGCGCGCGGCTCGCATCCTTGGGCGCAACTCTAAACCCTGTTCTGGCCGCGTTGCAGGGGCAGAACGTGCGCCTGCCAGCGGGATCCGTTGTGACCGGCGAGGCGCGGGTGCCGCTGGAAACGACCGGTGATTTCCAGTCGGTCGAGGATATCGAGAACCTTCTCGTGGACCTGTCGGGCGGCCGCGGCGATGCCCGACTGGTCCGGCTCGGCGATCTGGTCGAGGTGACCCTGGAAAACGAGTCCCCCGCCACGCGGCCCGTGTTCCAGAACGGACGACCCGCCATCGTCGTGGCTGTCGAGATGGGTGAAGGCGTGGACATCACCGCACTTGGCCCGGAATTGCAGGCCGTGATCGACGGTTTCGTGGCCGATCAGCCCATCGGGATCGAGGCCATGATCAGCACCTTTCAGCCCGAAGTTGTCGAGGCGTCGGTCAACGGCGCGCTCGTGAACATGGCGCAGACGATCGCGGTCGTGTTCCTGGTGATGCTGGTCTTTCTCGGGCTGAAGACGGCGCTCGTGGTCGCGGCCATCGTGCCGCTGGCGATCAGCTTTTCCTTCGCGTTGATGCCGAGTGTCGGCGTGGGACTACAACAGGTCTCTATCGCTGCGATCATCATCAGCCTGGGCATCCTGGTCGACAATGGCGTCGTCATCGTTGAGGACATCCAGCGACGCATCGGCGCGGGAGAGGCGAGACGGGATGCGGCATTGGCCGCCGGTCATCAATACGCCCTTCCGCTTTTCGTGGCGTCGTCCACGACTGTGGCCGCCTTTCTGCCCCTCTTTCTTCTGGAAGGAACCGAAGGCCAATACGGCTATTCGCTCGGCACTGTTGTCATGCTGATGCTCGCAGGAAGCTACCTGTCGGCGCTCTATCTCCTTCCTCGGCTTGCGGTCTGGGCAATCCCGGCCCCGAAAGCAGACGCAGCGGACCGGCGCGGTCTGTTCGACTATGTCGCCGACGCTTACGGTTGGCTTGTGCGGGGTGTGGTACGGGCGCCCATCTTTGTCATAGGCGCGGTCATCGCGGTGGTCATCGCGGGCGCAAGCCAGATGGGCAACGTGCGCCAGCAGATGTTTCCGCTCAGCGATCGGGCGCAAATCCTCGCCTATATTGACCTGCCGCGCGGCTCCGACATCGCGGCGACGGAGACCGCGGCCAATGACCTGACCGCATGGCTGACGGGCGAGGAAAACCCCGAAGTCACCGGCGTAACCGGCTTCATCGGCGCGGGCGGGCCGAGGTTCGTGCTGTCACTCGATCCGGCGGATACCGATCCGGCCTCCGCCTTCATGGTGATCAACACCGTGGATTTCGAAAGCTCCGGTGCGGTGCTGGACCGCGCACGCGCCTACGTGGCCGAGGCGATGCCAGGCGCCTCCGTGCGGCTAAAGCGCCTCGCCATGGGCGGGCGTGAACCGGCTGTGGATGTGGAGATTTCCGGACCCGATGCGGACCGCCTGCTCGATGCAGCGCTGCAAGTGCGCGCGGCCTTCGGCGAGGTGCCGGGCCTGATCCAGAACCGCGAGGACTGGGGCGGTCGGCAATTGACCGGCACGATCCAGATCGCCCAGGACCGCATCCGCGAATATGGGCTCACCTCCCGCGATGTCGCGGAAGCGCTCGAAGGCTTCTTCGACGGGCGGCAATTCAGCACCCTGCGCCAAGGCGACGACCTGATCCCCATCGTGTTGCGTGGCGCGGGCGAAGACCGGACGGACTTCGAGGCGATTGCGAACGCCGCCATCGAGGCCGACGGAAAGATCCTGTCGCTGGACCAGTTCGCCGAGATCGCTCCAAGACCCGAGATCGCGACGATGCGCCGGGTGGATCAGCAACGCACGATCACGGTGTCGGCCATCCCCGAAACGATGTCCGCCTACGACCTTCTGGAGATCGTACAGCCGGAGCTTGACCGCATCGCCGAGGAACTCGGCCCGGCGTACACCATCAATATCGGTGGTGAGATCGAGGCTGCCGAAGACGTGCGGGTCCTTCTTGGCGGGGGCCTTCCCGTGGCGGGGATCGTGATGGTGCTGGCGCTGATGATCCAGTTCAACAGCTTCCGCCGGGTGGGCATCACGCTCGCCGCCGTGCCGCTGGTCATCGCGGGTGTCGGGCCGACGCTGAACGCGACCGGCCAGCCATTGAGCTTCTTCGGCATCCTTGGGCTACTGGCGCTGACCGGTATTATAGCGAACAACGTGATCGTGCTGATCGACCAGATCGACCTGGAGCGGGAGGAAAACCCCCTGAACGAGGCGATCGTGGAGGCCGCGAAGAAACGGCTGCGTCCGATCCTGCTGACCTCGCTGACCACTGTGATCGGGCTGATGCCGATGGCGATCGCCGGCGGTGCCCTGTGGGAGCCGATGGCCACCCTGATGATCGGCGGTCTGGGTCTTGCCGCCCTCCTGGCCCTCTTCTGGGTGCCAGCGCTTTATCGTGTGGCGTTCCGGTTGGCCGCGAAAGATGCACCGGTGCGGGAAGCCCCCGCATGA